The nucleotide window CAAGATATGAAATTAGTGATCTGTGTGCGGCGATCAATCAATACGAAGGTGCCGAAACCTCACGCGCGATTACGCACATCGAAACCCATATATCGCATGTATTTTTGACCGAAGCATTTGCGTATAAAATCAAGAAACCTGTGTGTTTCGAATTTTTGGACTATACGACGAGCGAGATGCGGCGTATCGCAAGTAACAGGGAAGTTGAATTAAATAGACGAACGGCGGCCGATGTCTACTTAGGTGTGATCAATCTATGCAGGGATGCAAGTAATCATATTGTTCTTGATGGCGATGGGGATATCGTGGATTGGATCGTGAAAATGCGACGCCTGCCCTCAGCACTCATGATGGACGAAAAAATTGCATCAAGTACCTTAACATCTGATGATCTAGATAATTTTTTAAAAACCCTGAGTAAATTCTATGCCTCGACAGCACGTGTAGATATCAGCGCGGCTGATTTTGTGGGCCATTTGCGCCAGCAGATCGAGGCGAATTTTACGGAGCTTTTTCGCGACACCCACTGTATTGACCGCGATATTTTACGACGGATCAAGAACAAGCAGCTCCAGTTTCTTGAGTTTAATGCGGATCTTTGGGCTACTCGGTTGAACCAACGAATGATTGTCGATGGCCACGGTGATTTGCGCCCTGAACATATTTGTCTCGAATCGTCGCCAAAGATCTTTGATTGCGTAGAGTTCAATGATGCTTTTCGCCATCTGGATATTCTAGATGAAATCTGTTTTCTTGCACTTGAGTGCGAGCGCCTGGGGCGCCCCGATATTGCCCAATTATTATTGCAATCTCCGATGGTCGCCAAAGCATACGGGTCTAGGGAATTGAGTGATTTTTACATATCCTACCGTGCCTGTGTAAGAGCTAAAGTTGCTGTGCTGCGTGCTTTACAGGCTGCCGGGGATGATCGTGTCCACGCCATGAATTTGGCTGGTAAGTACCTTGATCTGGCGGACCGTGGTATGGGGGTCGCGACCAAGCCTCTATGCCTCATCATCCGGGGACTGATTGGGTCAGGCAAGTCCACAGTCGCCCGTCGTTTGAGCGAGCGGTTAGGAATGACATTAATTCAGTCCGACAAGATTCGTCGCGAGATTTACGTGGAGGGTGAGGTCGGTCAGTCGTACGGAGCAGGTTTATATACGTCGGGAAGTCGCGATCATGTGTACGAACACATGCTAGAGCAGGCACTGGATAGTCTGCGCGCGCGAACCTCGGTGATCATGGATGCCTGTTTTCTCCGTGTAGCTTTGCAGCAGAGAGTGCAATTCCAGGTAGATGCTATCGGTATACCGCTCGTTATTGTTAACTGCGAATGTCCTCAAGAAATTGCAGTTACGCGTATTCTGGAGCGCATGAAAGACCCTTCCTGCTTATCCGATGCGCGGCCTGAACACTGGTTGGACCAGGCTCGGGATGACGAGGGCGTCATCTCTGGCGTGCCCACCATCACCTTAAAGTCTGCAAGTGCTGGGCCCGACACACTTTGTGATGAACTAGTCGCCTATCTGGCAGAACATGTGATTGGCGTAGGTCAATCCAGCTGTCGGGCTATCCAGGAGTCCTACTGTGACACTAAGGCTGATGTTAGTCGCTCGTTTGAGACTTCGCGACTTGCCACCTTGGCTAAGGTTTGAAGCTCAGCGGCAAAGAGCTCATAGAGGTCGTCTATCGACACTATGCCGGTTAAGCGGCCTTGAGTGTCGGTGACTGGGATACGGCGGATACCGGAACGCTCTAGTTTCCGAGCGACCTCAAATAGGCCCTCCTGTTCCTTGGCTACGGTCGGGTTTTTCGCCATGATGTCCTCTATTTTAATCGCGTCTGGCTCCATGTTTCCAGCCACTACTTTGGTGACAATGTCGCGGTCAGTTAAGATACCTAGGGCCTTGCGGTCCTTGGATTTTACTATGACCAGTTCACCCACATGTTTGTCACGCATGAGTCGTGCAGCATCTGCCACAGTTGTGCTCGGTGAAGCGCATACCACTGTATCTTTACACACATCTTTAATCGGCATGGTTTTTCTCCTAAAAGCATGAGTTGGCTACCGACATAGATCACGCATTTTTTCTGGTGTGCAATCTTTGTTCCATGAAAGTTCGTTCGAGTAAGCGCAATGGCATGCGATTTGCTTCATCGTTTTTGGGCCTCATCTTTTGCGTAGATAAATCACCAGATGGGGTTGAGCGCACTTGCCAACACAAGGAGTATATTTATGTTGACTGATCTTGTACCAAGTGGACTGAGAACATTGGCTCCGTGGCGTCGTCGGGATGATTGGGTCGATCTCCAGAGATCCATGAATAGGATGATGCGCGACCTTCTTGAGGAGGAGGAATTCCCGCTACCTACTTTAGGTGTCACGGGCACTGCGGCGGCGTTTGCGCCGCGGATGGAGCTTCAGGAGCTCGAGGATAAAATCGTCCTATCTGCCGAGCTACCCGGTCTGAGTGAGAAGGATGTGGAGGTCTCTCTCGACAAGGATTACTTGACCATTAAAGGTGAGAAAAGGGAGGAAAAGGAAACCAAGGCAGCAGGACGGAGCTTTAGTGAGCGACGTTACGGAGCTTTTGAACGCTCGGTGCGGTTGCCGACATCGGTCGATAAAGAGAAGGTTTCGGCGAAATTTGATCGTGGTATTTTGACAGTCGAAGTGCCTCGGACTCCAGAGTCTAAAAGAGAGATAAAGAAAATACCAATTAAACACTAAAATACGACCGGGCCCTCGCAGCATGCGAGGGCCCGTTGCTAGTTATTTAGCAAAAAAACTAGGCATAAACAGTGCTAGCTTGAGGTCCCTTCTCGCCTAACTCTTCGCAAAACTTAACGCGGACCCCAACTTCAAGGTGGTCGAAATTGCCATTTAATACAGCATTAGCATCGAAATATACCTCACGCTGATCATCTGTCAGCAAAAATCCGTATCCCTCGTAGGGGAATAATCGTGCAATTTCGCCGACTGCAACAGGGCTGGCATGCGCCTTAACTTTACCGCGCATCTTGCGGCTATAATCTTGAAGGATCCGTTCCATGGCGGCAAAAGCGTCCCTGATTGCCACGTAAACGTCCGCATGGGCGGGATCCAGTCCGGGCTCCCGGCCAACTACAAGGCGTTCGCCCGGGACGTTCAATTCAATGCGCACCCGGTACGGCATGCCCTTGCGTTGGTGGCGATGCGATTTCTCAACAACAACGCGCGCATCGATGATACGCGGAAAAAGCTTCTCGAGATGACTGATTCCACGTTCAATACGGTAGCTGACGGCCGGCGATGGGTCTAATCCATGGAAGTCGACTTGCAGTGGGCTTTGCATAGACAAAAACTCCCTTCAGAAAAATGGCTTACTTGCCCCGCTCCTTTGATCAGGGCTCACTTTATGCCATGCAAAGTTTGAGCCGAAATCGGGATCGGCTGCGGCTTATTTGAAAACGGCGAGGATCAACTCCAGAGCAATGAGGCCAACGATGAGGATTTCAAGGATTGCCGCCCGACGGTTCGTGACGAGATTGGCCAAGATCTCCAGATTGTCTTGAACTAGAGTGAGTTTTCGATCAAGTGCGCGAAATCGCACATCGATGTCAAAGCACTGCTGCGTCTCTTTGAAAATCTTCTGCATCTCGTGACTGAGCCAAGCTTCCTCGGGAGGGTCAAGGATGGCGAGATTGGCGACGATTTCCTGTCTGGTCCCTGCAGCAGAACCGATGAATTT belongs to Deltaproteobacteria bacterium and includes:
- a CDS encoding CBS domain-containing protein, giving the protein MPIKDVCKDTVVCASPSTTVADAARLMRDKHVGELVIVKSKDRKALGILTDRDIVTKVVAGNMEPDAIKIEDIMAKNPTVAKEQEGLFEVARKLERSGIRRIPVTDTQGRLTGIVSIDDLYELFAAELQTLAKVASREVSNERLTSALVSQ
- a CDS encoding Hsp20/alpha crystallin family protein, with protein sequence MGLSALANTRSIFMLTDLVPSGLRTLAPWRRRDDWVDLQRSMNRMMRDLLEEEEFPLPTLGVTGTAAAFAPRMELQELEDKIVLSAELPGLSEKDVEVSLDKDYLTIKGEKREEKETKAAGRSFSERRYGAFERSVRLPTSVDKEKVSAKFDRGILTVEVPRTPESKREIKKIPIKH
- a CDS encoding HPF/RaiA family ribosome-associated protein encodes the protein MQSPLQVDFHGLDPSPAVSYRIERGISHLEKLFPRIIDARVVVEKSHRHQRKGMPYRVRIELNVPGERLVVGREPGLDPAHADVYVAIRDAFAAMERILQDYSRKMRGKVKAHASPVAVGEIARLFPYEGYGFLLTDDQREVYFDANAVLNGNFDHLEVGVRVKFCEELGEKGPQASTVYA